aataaataacttttacaAAGAACCAGTTGCATTTTGAAATTGGTAATGTAAAAtcaattcatttttattgttgaaTTTGCTTAAGCCCAAGTAATTATTTAGCCAAAATTATTTATCAGACAATGCAAAGTAATTATGCATCGATTCTGAAATATTTTGTCCCATATATACAATTTGATTGGACTCTTTAGCTGCATTggaaattcctgaattgttatgGGATAGCGTTTTGGATAATTctaaatgtatacatttatttttatagataatTCTTGCAATTGTACATTCCAAATTGCAAGAAATTTGGGATGAAGACTGGAATACCATATCAATAAATCAATGGAATAGAGCATGTTAAATAAGTATTTCATTATCTTAATCAAATGTTCTTTGTATTGATATGTTTATTTGATATCCCAGAGAATGTTTATTGAAGGTATGGGtgtaaaccagaggtgaaattcaaatttcttttactaccggttctgtgggcgtggcttggtaggcatggtgtggcttggtgggcatggaaggggaaggatactgcaaaatcctcatttcctccccactctggggccagccagaggtggtatttgccagttctccaaactactcaaaatttctgctaccggttctccagaacctgtcaggacctgctggatttcacccctggtgtaaactTCAGTATATTGGAAATGTTATATACGGAGGGGACATTGGCACATCTTTTGGGAAGCCTGTTCTGCAAGTGCCTTGCTTTCTTCCTGGCCCTCTCTTTTAAATTCAAATACTGCttaaaacaaaactaatttttaatCCCCTTTTCCAGTCTTTAAATTCATCTGTTGTGGCAATGTGTAAGAACATTGTTATTGTGAGGAGTTACTGACATTTCTCCTTCAtattaagaaaaatatagaagTTTAGAATTCATTTTCAGTTAGCCTGcttgtttttctccctttctttgctgagcaaagcagaaaggaagggtGTTCATGTAGCTTCAAAGCTTCTCTTGCTGTGAAAGTCTTAGATTTTTGATTCCCATCCCAAAGTCATCTGCAAGTCTGTCAAGGTCAAGTTTTGCAAGCTCCTGACCATAGCAGGACCATAAAATCATATGGCTCAAGGTTTTGATAAACACTTTGGAATGGATGCTTGTGGGGAGTTTCTGCACACAACCTAGCATTAGTACTGTGTAAACTAGCCTCCCATGGGCTATCTCTGATGTCATTATTAAGGAGCTCCTGATAGCTTATAAGAGATTTGGATATTATCTTGCTTGGTATATTATGCTTTTGTTTGCTTGAGCTAGTAAagcttaaaatccctttatttaCTGGAGTCTTCATTGTCTCTGGATGCAAAACAACCAAATGCCTGGGCATCTGATCACTGCCCTGACACTTGGCAAAACCGCATCCAAACCTTTTATTGATGTAAACGGTTATGTTAAAGAACACTAACTAACTGAATTAATCAAATGATGAAAGGATAAATAAAGGCAATGGGCAAAGTAAAGAAAGGAATAAattgtctcttctttctcctttaccTATAGTTTCTATCTTTTCTCCTCAGAATATGATTGACTGCTCTAATTATATTTCATGATTATATCTCCTGTCTATAGAGGCAATTTTTGTTTCACCTCTAAAATTGTTACAGCTAATTGTCTCCCTGACTGGAGAGATAACTTACACTTAAATCATGTTGGAATTGTAGGACTAAACATTTCAGAAGGTGAATTACGAAATGAGGGAAGAAGGTAATATATTCTAGACTTATAAATAGCAGGTAGATATTTTATAAGATAGTTGTCTCTTTTGTTCCTTCACCAGGGTATTGATGGTGAACTCATATTATTTCAGTGAGAAATGGATTGCTCATGTTTTGCTTCAAAAGCTCAACTTTAGAGATGAGACATTCTTGCCCATTTCTGAAAGTGAAATGTCAGAATGATTCAGAAATGGCTGAAATGATTTTccctttcagttttttttttgttctattttcttctaaatgtttattttctctttcttctaagACACAGATTGTGAGATGTTCAAATAATTTGGTTGCAAAAGCAGAAGTAAATGCCCCTGGgaagaaataataatgaaaataataatagatcAGCTGTCACTACAGTGTCTctgaaatcatttaaaaaattacCTATGAACTTGTCTAGGGAAGATTGACACTAAAATTAAAGAGCAGAACTGTAATTCCGAGAGTTATTTTTGAGACTAAAGTTGTCCATTGGAGTAGATGAGTTGGCTTATATGTATTTTGAAGAAAGTCTTCCTAGTTTCATGAACTGTAATTCCACCAAGTTCTATTTGTTAGTTTAAAGGTCCAGGAAGAAAAGAATTGCAGTAGATTGAAGAATTGGCTTTATTGagcattatttatcttttttctttgtacCATTTTCTCCAtcagcaaagggaggaaaatgtaTTTTTGCCTTCTTTCATGTGAAACTTGCATTAAGTCCTTTATCTGACTGCCCATCAAAGAAGCAAAGTTaaagaatattttcttttaatgatgATTTCTCATATTAAGGATTTATTCCCCTAAGGCTGCTGATGTTACAAAAGTTTATTAGCTTTTAAGCCCAAGTAGCCTTTTTATTACATGTCAGTATTTCACTGCTGACCctatttgaatttattatttatttttcttgacagTAATCTTTATTTCTTCAGAAGGAGAGGTTAGAAGTTTTGACTTATTTCAAGTGAAATAAATTATACATCAGTGAACTGGTGTGGGAGGATTGATTAAGCACTTATCCCTAATGTACTTTCCTTCACTGCTTTCACTGCTGCTTCAGAAGTGAACAAAAACCACAAAACTATCCATTCACAGATTTAACAATGTTAATTTGTTTGGACCTGATAGCTTGACATTTTATTTCGGGAAGCAATTTATAGAATTTATCATGAAGTTTTTTAAATACTATCACAATATGATATCTAGGAGGCAAATCCATTGCACAATTAAAAGAAGTGAAATGCAGGGTTTCTTGGCAATCTATAATATTTGTGTGTTTAAGAGGATAGGGTTTGCTTTCATGAACATGATTTTCTTACTTAAATAGAGCTTCTTACTTAAATAGAGATTCAACCCTTTATAATCTTCCAGACAGGCTAGGAAAACAATATTTGAACATCTAATGTCTTTGCCAAGCTTTCCAGGACAGTAAATTGGAATCTGCAGCATGACACCTGATTTTTGTTATACATTAGaagtataataaaatattacAGGCTTCTGTAGAATACATGCATTTACaaaatttgtttcattttctgACATAAATTATTTATATGTTGCCTTATCTCCTAAGAAAGAATGACCAGCAAAAAGCCTTTTGAATGAATTTATTATGTTCAGCAACATTTTATGAAGGGCTCTTTTACTGAAGTAGATTAATGGCAAGTATTACTCACTTGgcatctattttctattctacgaTCAATCTTAGTACAAGTGGCTGAACATAAGCTACCAACAATATTTTCCCCATTTCCTAATTCCAAGCAACCCTGCCACTGAATGATTAACAAGCAGTCATTTTGCATGGCTAGGGATTGTAGTTGttatcattttatatttatatagataAAATGAGAATAACAGGATTACAGGATTAGAAgtgaccttgcaggtcttctagctcaacccTCAGCTCAGGCAGGaagatctataccatttcagacaaatgattgtccaaactgttcttgaaaatctccagtgttagaacacccacaacttctggaggcaattattccactgattaattgttctaaccaaaaaaaaattgtaaagacTAAAGATCTCTGTTAAAGTCCATATTGttgtttggatttatttttttttagtttaaaccACTTCTTGTGTCAAGTGTCATATTATACCCAATGTTTCCAGAATTTTAATGAATAATTGTTTGTaagttatttttttgtttcaaaacAGATAGTACAACCGAAGCACCAGCAATATCAACATCTCCAGCGGTCGAAATTCGGAAGACCAGTGTAACAATGACTGAAATCACctcaaaaatagaaaaatttcCGTCCACTGCCACCAGCAGTAGTGTGAGCTCCTTAGGagagacagaagaagaaaaggccAAACGGTTGCTTTATTGTTCACTATGCAAGGTTGCTGTCAACTCTGCCTCCCAGCTGGAGGCACATAACAGTGGTAAGATTGAGCTTTTCAGATGGGTTGCAGAAGAGAAAGCTAGAAATTCTATGAATTTATTAAGAAAAGAAATTCGgtataaaaaagggaaaagaggatCTTTTGATCCACAGAAGTAATCAGATTCCTTCTTCAAATACCAGTTTTCAATGCTGCTGAAGCATTTGATTGCATGAATTGTATACTGTTTTAGACAAAAGGAAAGCAGACACTAAATATGGCTGGATGTATAACATTAAGCAGAATTTGAAagagaatttgcattgttgtattagaaaaaacaattggCTAAATATAACCATACATAGATGTATACACAAACATCTTAATCAAAATTGTTCTTTTTCATTCTTCAGCACTGACACCTTTCATCAAATGACATGTCTTACATTAATTGATTTCACAACCACTTAGAAAGTACCTTTTAAGGAGATTATATGAACAATCTATGTATCATAACTGaaaatcttcaaaggaaaaaaaaatccctcatttCCAAACCatagtttcttttcttctcttggaCTTCAGTTCTTCCAACTATTTTATTTAGTACTGTTAAGCTACAATCTAATTCAGCTGGTTCAGTGAAAGCAATACAACTTGCAATACTCTACTGTGTATTAGAACAATAAAACCAATGTAATGTCATTAATCCAACATAGCCTTTAACCTAACCATTTATTTTACTCATTCAAATATTTAAGCTAATACAATATATCTAATAAGTACAAGTATTTCCTACACTTATATATTTGAGGTTATTTTATGTGaccattatttttaattctttaaatttaGGCTGAATTTATTGTagcatctttttttctattttataatcttgttatttttattttgtgcatAGGCCCTAAAATAATCCTTATTGAATTTCCCCTATATTATGTATTCCATAAATACATTTGTGTGTTAGATTTATGTCCTGCCTGTTCTCCTGGATGTCAAGGAGGCATATATAGCATTCATTCCTCTGATTTTTCCCTCAGAGCATCTTATAAGGTAGGTTAGATTGGGCTGAGATTGATTGGCCAAATCCAGTAAGTTTCCTAGCTGAGATGAACCTGTAATTGGATCTTCTtagttacatatatatatatatacacacacacacacacacacacatatttgttttctgaggttttcgcgggtgtttgtatgtaggtctttggttatttgggttttctcccgcgtaaaattggaagtgtcttggcgacattcgtcatcttcaggcttcgtgcttttgggagcaatgtgtgattgcagctgtttcttcctttttaactgctagtgggggtttgaactgattgggtgggagcttggcaggacacagccaagctcccaaccaatcagttcaaacctccactagcagttaaaatggaagaaacagctgcaatcacacatttctcccagaagcacgaagctgaagcctgaagatgatgaatcagacttcatcgaaatgtcgccaagacatttccacatTGGAAATTGGATCACATTGGCATCACCTGTATTCAATAATTAAGCCATTTATCAAAAGCCtatatttttcttcagttttttaaCTATTATCTATTTATATAGTTTTTGATGTTTTAAGAATCAATATTAGATTACATTGCATTACTTCTCCTTCTTTGAGGAAGGAAAAGTcttgtgtgatttttttaaatcatggtttattaCATGGTTTATTGCAAAGAATGAATACTTATTTCATATATATTCAGTGGATTGATCACAATTGTTATTTCAGTGGATTGGTCACACTTACCTGTAACCAGAAAATTGTTTTACTTTCAGTCTGATTGATTAAATAAACTGAAAAAGAAATCCGTTTGAGATCCGGAGTGGGCAAATCTGAGAAATTCCCAACGGCAGTAATCTTTGCAATTTATAAGTATGGCTATTGCTTTTGgcttcaaaaggattttgtgtaCACTGCCTAATTTTTGTAAAATTTTTGGAAATAATCTTTTAAGTTGTCATGACAAATACTACCTTTGCATCTCCACCCCCCCCcatctttaaaaatgaaaaatataaagatACATGGACTCCTGGGAATTTTTCTctattggagaatagaatagaatagaatagaatagaatagaatagaatagaatagaatagaatagaatagaatagaatagaatagacttcaaGACTTCTAGAGTTCATGCATTCTTTAAAAAAGGGTGACTGTGTTGCCATTTAGTTTCCATTCCTCTCTATGGAGTACACTGTCAAAAAGGTTTTTTGAGGTAGTGCCAATCCCTTCACTAGCAGCAGGTTTTCAAAATTACTGTTAATAATCCAATTAGAATATGTGGCAATGATTCAAACCAATGTCCAAATGATTTTATCTTTTTGTGGGAGGACATGTTTAATTAGCTGCAGCTGGTGATCAAAATAAACTCTGCATTTAACTTCACTGAGGATTCTCACACACATTACTACATACTGATGACAGCTTCTTTAGCAAAGAAGTCGAGGAATAAATAACTTGGGGTCCAGTAGTCATATATGGCATGGAACTTGGGCACATTAGAAATTGTATCACCAGTGTATGGAAATATAACTTCCCAGGTTTTTATGTGAAATTATAATTACTTAGGTAGCATTAATAGCtagatatatgtatatacaatatTAATATGATTATTATTCATCAAATCAATATGAAGAATACAGATGGGTGCATGAAAAGTATCTGGGATAGAACCTGAGATTTAGCTAGAAcagcctttaaattttttaaatatgaaGACTTTGTCATATTCTCTGCTCTGGCTATAGTGCTAAAGAATCCTGGAAATTAAAGTCCTCACATTTTGGAGAAAGTTAATCCAGAGGAAGATGAAGGATTTATTCAAACATTTTTCTAAgattattcttttatattttaaaatttttaggcacaAAGCACAAAACTATGCTAGAAGCTCGTAGTGGGAGTGGAACCATCAAAGCCTTTCCTAGGACAGGTGTCAAAGGAAAAGGACCTATCAATAAAGGAAATACAGGACTTCAGAACAAAACATTTCACTGTGAAATTTGTGATGTGCACGTGAATTCTGAAACACAACTTAAACAGGTACTAAATTTTggcaatatatttcttttattgctCCTAAGTTCCAGAAGTTCAAGTTTCTTAAGTATGGATCAGTAAAGCTACCAAATTTTAGGAGTTTATGGGGACCACTGATGGGATTATGATCATttaccatttgtcaaaaatgactGGTGCTTTCCAGTTTTGCGTAATTTCTGCAACAATATTATGATTCCAGGAGATTGATACAGATGCCCATAGTATTTTCAACTATAGAAATGAAAGGTAACATATCTGAGTCCAGCAATGCCTCCATATGCTAAAGATTATGATCTGTGCATCAATCATATGATTCCTTGATTTCTTACCAACAGGATAGGGTAATGCAAATTAGAGAGATCGACATTTTTACCAAACCTGCTGCTTGGTTCAGCAAGGTATCACATCTCTGAAAACTTTATCATGTACATTTCACATCCCTTCCCAACCTTCTGAATAGACAGCACATTTGCTGGATTACTTCCAAAGCCACAAGGCATGTTTCTGAACCATTTGCACAACTATGCCATATGGTTCATGATGATTTTGTGCGTGATGATGCATTTGTTTTGCTGAATTATATTTTTGGTAAACTATCATATGTTGACAATTATTTCAAATTAGGGTAAATTATTTAAGAGTGACATAATGTACCCTTGTGTTCTGTTATTTTACTTTCCCCATGTCTTTTGCAGAAAAATGGATATTTTGATGAATGCGAATTATTGTATAAACAGATTTTTCTCTAGACAAGAAGTAGCAAGTTAGACCCAGTAAACTATACTCTTCTCCCTCCAAATTAGAAATCCTATTAACTACACAATATCATTTTTATAAATGTTCTCATATCTGTAATCATATTGTATATATAATCTGAGAGAGCATTATCTTGAGGGAAGACTAATTTACACACTGGgaataatatatagaatatttatttggttTAAAATGAGTGAAACACATTTTAAAGTAAGTTTTCCCAAAGCAGCTAACCACACAACTTGAAATATGTTTATGTAGTTTACTGGCAGATCCTGCCCATATATCAGGGCACAAACTTAGTagttaaaaagaacaaaataagacAGTACTGGTCTAATGTTTGTTTGTATGTCTCAGCTTTATAAGTATGAAATGCTATTGACATAGATTCCAGTTTGTTGGTTTGTTGTTCTAAAATGGTAGGATGTTTCTCTGTGGATGAGTTTCTAGAAATAAATTGTTTGTCATATAGATGCAAGTGCCATAGAGAACGATTTAAGGCAAGTGCTATTTATTCACATAGATAAAATACAGCAGTTAAGAGATCAAGGCAGTTTGTGGTAGATAGCCCAGTTCCCAAGTATTATATAAGGGTTTCTGATAGGAAGCATAAATCAACTTAACCTAAGGGAAATAGGCTCTTGAGTCTTTAACAGCTGAACAAAAAGAGGACATTTTAATGATACATTTGTTCTGCAGGAAGAGCATTCTGTATTGCTAAAAAAAGTATTcttcattaaaattattattataagatacCTCGCATCATATAAGCTGATCTTGaaaacaaaatccccattttattactGATCCATCTTTTATTGGTGTTGAAGATTGTGATACTTCAGGATTTCTTTTTGGTACAATAGTTCACAAAATATACTGTACTGTTTGTATAGCCTATTCATGGCTACCAGTACCAATGGATTGCTTGTAATTGTATTTTCCATTTTGtgtctgcttactctcttgtaatccctacTCAGGAATAAATGCAAACAGAAATTAGTTTATTaattccctttgttctaattatTCCAATGATCAGGCAgccagaaaaaaaagggaagctgAGGTAAAATCTTTAGGAAACAAACAAAAGTGGAAGTGTGAAAATCAGTTACAGGCAGGCAAACAGGTACCTCAGCCCTGTGGTGAGGCACGGGTGGATGGGAAAAGGAAAGTATAGTAGTAGTCATGTGATTTCCCACTTAGAAActactttgcttaacaacagagctGCCAATCCCAATTATGATCATTAAATTAGGagtacctgagtttaactcacagaatcatttattacaacgtccttcctgttgaagactacttcagcttcaattgcaacaatacacgaacacacaatagatttaagcttaatgttaaccactccaatcttgaatgcagaaagtatgacttcagtaacagagttgttaatatttggaatacactacctgactctgtggtctcttcccaaaatcccaaaagcttcaaccaaaaactgtctactattgatctcatcccattcttaagaggtgtgtaaggggcgtgcataagagcacaagcgcacctaccgttcctgtcctattgtttcctttcattatatccaattagtatagttattacatacttatgcttatatatatgcttatatattgtatagttatttcatgcttatgcttatatatacactgttgtgacaaaataaataaataaaaataaataaaaatctccatagacataaattACAAGTACCTGTATTAGTCTAGTGAGATTATTTATCAATGAATTCGTCTGATTTCCCAAATAGttttccatttaaaatatttacagaactagACCTTGTTAACTGATATGTGTTCAACATTTCAGAGCAACCAGAAAATAGATAAATCAGTTTATGATAAAATCTATTCATCTATTTTTCTGGTTTATTTGAACCAGATTTTTAtttatggtttaaaaaaaagattaaaaaggtgTATCATTCAGTATGGTTTTAAAACAGGACAAACCAAATTATTCAGGTCAGCCAAAAATATTGTGTTGAAGTCAATAAATTGTGTCATTTGAAGAATAGTAGTAACAAAGAGTGTTTGCTTTGAAACAGCACATAAGCAGTAGAAGGCACAAAGACAGAGCTTCTGGGAAACCTCCAAAACCCAAATACAGCCCCTATAACAAACTCCAGAAAGGAACACACCCACTTGGGGTAAGCAAGTTTTTGATATATAGTATTATTGATAATATAATTTGAAGCACAATTCTAATAGTATGCTATGGAGACTCCATTTTTCTAGGTTAACTGACAACCTTTGAATAACCTTACATTTCATTGGTTGAAAATAAGCCATTTATCATTAGCTAGCCATTCCTTATTCTaaccaaattaaatattttttttcttatgaaaagaaaactaaccaaaaaaaagagaagagagagagagagagagaggaaaggaacagTGGAAAATGATGTTGCAGGTTTCAGATAAACATCCACCTGACTATTGAGCTTTTCCAAGCATTCATTTGGAACACTCCAAAAATCTAATTAAGCTGGGAAAGGGTTACTCAAAGCTTATCCATCTCTGATATGgagaatgcaaaagaaaaagagaacttgTCATTGAACAACCAGAATATAGTATCTGGATGAAAAATCACCACTCATGTAAGAGGATGTTAGTGATATCACATATATGTTCTACTCAGAATTAAGTTCCACTGAATTATAGTATTTACGCCAAGTAAGTGAGTGCAGAGCCAGGAAACTGTGATTTATTTGGTGTGCTGTTGTCTTTCCCCTGCTAAACGTTAACTTTCCCCTGCCAAAGTTATTTTTATGACATAGAATTTTTTCTCATAATTATTTAGAAGAAGAAATCAGTGTAATGATGATTAACTTTAAGAAAAGGATATGCAATTGTTTATATAAATTAACGACTAATTAAGGATTTAGGACCATGGATCCTGTGCTTTTGAGTGTGTGAATGAGTCAATCCATCTTAATATTTCACCTGATATCACAGCTATATCACAAAGCAAGTTAAGTCCATGTCCATCcatcagggtttttttctttctataagtGATGCCAAGTGGTTCAGTTTTCTTCATGGTTTTGCTTCAAGGGAGTGCATTGCTTATtcatctacctatccatccatccatccatccatccatctatctatctatctatctatctatctatctatctatctatctatcatcatctgataaatggatggattgttctgtccccctccccacctcacagagaagacACAGAGACACGTGTCCCACAGTcttttatatttacaacagacctgactttctgtagtggtgtcgtgtcccactcctccgctgacggccaggtcagggaaatccgaatcaggcttgcctctgcagctctgcccaaagtcctagcaaagtcctcagagcaggcaggagaccagaaagtgacttcagcaagataagttcgactttgcctgactcagagactgccagaaagcagatcctttatataggccatggggtgtggctccatgactcagcactcattaaggcctgcccctcccttccttctgttgcctccgcctatccagtcttctgatgcgagggtcactccaatcagcagctgttgaaaataaactttcctcaggctcacatgctgtggaggagggggaggggtctagctgctccgtttgcctgggcatggagccagggctgggtccggggggtgctccctcctctgcagcctgcttgggcatggagccagggctggggctgggagatgccccctcctcagcctgtctgggcatggagccagggctggggccgggaggacattcttcagcgttcagaagcagataagcagaccccggctg
Above is a window of Ahaetulla prasina isolate Xishuangbanna chromosome 4, ASM2864084v1, whole genome shotgun sequence DNA encoding:
- the ZNF385D gene encoding zinc finger protein 385D isoform X6, which gives rise to MDPIQKAVINHTFGVPLPHRRKQIISCNICQLRFNSDSQAAAHYKGTKHAKKLKALEAMKNKQKCVTTKDSAKTIFTSITTNTINTNSDKTDSTTEAPAISTSPAVEIRKTSVTMTEITSKIEKFPSTATSSSVSSLGETEEEKAKRLLYCSLCKVAVNSASQLEAHNSGTKHKTMLEARSGSGTIKAFPRTGVKGKGPINKGNTGLQNKTFHCEICDVHVNSETQLKQHISSRRHKDRASGKPPKPKYSPYNKLQKGTHPLGVKLVFSKEAAKPVAPRILPNPLAAAAAAAAVAVNSPFSLRTAPPATLFQTSALPPSLLRPAPGPIRTTHTPVLFAPY